One Edaphobacter flagellatus genomic region harbors:
- a CDS encoding DUF4112 domain-containing protein: MQPPAQPEVLSPRVKRARGLFDDENLDILSHVLDDFIPIPGTSIRFGLDGIMGVIPGIGDVLGGIASCIIIIAAWVRGVPYVTLARMVTNVVIEVVVGSVPILGDMFDIAWRANRRNYALLTGSLYEPRKHTIQSWLFLGVLCTVLFLLMLLPMLLIAWLANGLMHSLFGVDVHFHTWF; this comes from the coding sequence ATGCAGCCTCCTGCACAGCCCGAGGTTCTTTCCCCGCGTGTCAAGCGGGCTCGCGGCCTCTTCGATGACGAGAACCTCGACATTTTGTCGCATGTGCTGGATGACTTTATTCCTATTCCCGGGACGTCGATCCGGTTCGGGCTGGACGGCATTATGGGGGTGATTCCGGGGATCGGCGACGTACTGGGCGGCATTGCCTCGTGCATCATCATCATTGCCGCGTGGGTTCGCGGCGTTCCGTATGTAACGCTGGCGCGGATGGTAACGAACGTCGTCATTGAAGTGGTGGTTGGGTCAGTCCCGATTTTGGGCGATATGTTCGACATTGCCTGGCGCGCGAATCGGCGTAACTATGCATTACTGACAGGAAGTCTGTATGAGCCACGCAAGCATACGATTCAGAGCTGGCTCTTTCTTGGTGTGCTTTGCACGGTCTTGTTTCTGCTGATGCTGCTGCCCATGTTGCTGATTGCATGGTTGGCGAATGGGTTGATGCACTCCTTATTTGGAGTGGATGTGCACTTCCATACATGGTTTTAA
- a CDS encoding acyl-CoA dehydrogenase: MPAVASHSTPPALTHLTEDERMFRDTVRKFAAVEIAPHVREMDESQQMNPAILLQLHSLGLMSIEIPEQYGGADGTFFEAILAVEEISAVDPAVGVLVDVQNTLCINAIKRWANEEQKKKYLTRLAADTVGAYALSEAGSGSDAFALETRATKVDDTYVLNGQKLWITNAKEADIFIVFATIDRSAGYKGITAFLVEKGMPGFTLGKKEDKLGIRASSTCELVFRDCVIPAANVLGEPGKGYKIAIETLNEGRIGIGAQMLGLAQGAWQHAVRWAKERKQFGKPIADFQAMQFQLAEMATDIEAARLLVYNAARLKDAGQEFLKEAAMCKYFASHVAERTASLAVEVYGGSGFVKDYPVEKLYRDAKIGKIYEGTSFMQLATIAKLTL, translated from the coding sequence ATGCCGGCAGTCGCTTCACACTCCACTCCTCCCGCGCTCACTCACCTCACCGAAGACGAGCGTATGTTCCGCGATACGGTCCGCAAATTCGCCGCCGTCGAAATCGCCCCACATGTCCGCGAGATGGACGAGTCCCAGCAGATGAACCCCGCCATTTTGCTCCAGCTCCATTCCCTCGGCCTCATGTCCATCGAAATCCCCGAGCAGTACGGTGGCGCCGACGGCACTTTTTTCGAAGCCATCCTCGCCGTCGAGGAGATTTCCGCCGTTGATCCCGCCGTCGGCGTTCTAGTCGACGTGCAGAACACTCTCTGCATCAACGCCATCAAACGTTGGGCCAACGAAGAACAGAAAAAAAAGTACCTTACCCGGCTCGCCGCCGACACCGTAGGAGCCTACGCACTCTCCGAAGCAGGCTCCGGCTCCGACGCTTTCGCCCTCGAAACCCGCGCCACCAAGGTCGATGACACCTACGTCCTCAACGGCCAAAAGCTCTGGATCACCAACGCCAAAGAAGCCGACATCTTCATCGTCTTCGCCACCATCGACCGCTCCGCCGGCTACAAAGGCATCACCGCCTTCCTCGTCGAAAAAGGAATGCCCGGTTTTACCCTCGGCAAAAAAGAGGACAAGCTCGGCATCCGCGCCTCCTCCACCTGCGAGCTCGTCTTTCGCGATTGCGTCATCCCCGCCGCCAACGTGCTCGGCGAACCCGGCAAGGGTTACAAGATCGCTATCGAAACCCTCAACGAGGGCCGCATCGGCATCGGAGCCCAGATGCTGGGCCTCGCACAAGGCGCATGGCAGCACGCTGTCCGCTGGGCCAAGGAGCGTAAGCAGTTCGGCAAGCCCATCGCCGACTTCCAGGCCATGCAGTTCCAGCTCGCCGAGATGGCCACCGACATCGAAGCCGCACGACTGCTCGTCTACAACGCCGCACGCCTCAAAGACGCCGGGCAAGAGTTCCTCAAAGAAGCAGCTATGTGCAAATACTTCGCCTCGCACGTCGCCGAGCGCACCGCCTCCCTCGCCGTCGAAGTCTACGGAGGCTCAGGCTTCGTCAAAGACTACCCCGTCGAAAAACTCTACCGCGACGCCAAGATCGGCAAGATCTACGAAGGCACATCCTTCATGCAACTAGCAACCATCGCCAAGTTGACGCTGTAG
- a CDS encoding YheT family hydrolase, whose product MATALETIATSTAHVTGFVPRRFLSNGHLQTIVGNFLPRINTLPPAEIVLVEVVPASSSQIASRVRCDCHWQPASVRASRPTAIIVHGLEGSSESQYVIGNANKIWHAGGNIIRMNMRNCGGTEAETPTLYHSGLSADVGAVIRHFIAEHNLQFIALIGYSMGGNLVLKLAGDLAQSAPKQLRSVVGVSPAIDLGPSADALHAPQNRAYEMKFIRALLARYRRKVALFPRAYDPSRADNIRSIREFDEQITAFYSGFTGADDYYFRAASARTIDRIAIPTLILNAADDPFIRLTPETRARIATNSNITFIESKHGGHCAFLATPDLSSGYDGYWAEHTLLRFLLEHN is encoded by the coding sequence ATGGCAACAGCACTTGAAACCATCGCCACCTCCACAGCTCACGTAACAGGGTTCGTGCCGCGCCGCTTCCTCTCCAACGGCCACCTCCAGACCATCGTCGGAAACTTCCTCCCGCGTATCAACACACTTCCTCCAGCCGAGATAGTGCTCGTCGAAGTCGTCCCCGCATCGAGTAGCCAGATCGCAAGTCGCGTTCGCTGCGACTGCCACTGGCAGCCCGCCAGCGTCCGCGCCTCCCGCCCCACTGCAATCATCGTGCATGGACTCGAAGGCTCATCGGAATCGCAATACGTCATCGGCAACGCCAATAAAATCTGGCATGCTGGTGGCAACATCATCCGCATGAACATGCGCAACTGCGGAGGCACCGAGGCCGAGACACCCACCCTCTACCACTCTGGCCTCTCTGCCGATGTCGGCGCCGTCATACGCCACTTCATCGCCGAGCACAACCTCCAGTTCATCGCTCTCATCGGCTACTCCATGGGAGGCAATCTCGTCCTCAAACTCGCTGGCGATCTGGCACAGTCCGCCCCGAAGCAACTTCGCTCCGTCGTCGGAGTCTCCCCTGCCATCGACCTCGGCCCGTCCGCCGACGCTCTCCACGCCCCACAAAACCGCGCCTACGAAATGAAATTCATCCGCGCGCTGCTCGCCCGCTATCGCCGTAAGGTCGCCCTCTTCCCTCGCGCCTACGATCCCAGCCGGGCTGACAACATCCGCTCCATCCGTGAATTCGACGAGCAAATCACCGCTTTCTACTCCGGCTTCACCGGCGCCGACGACTACTACTTCCGCGCCGCCAGCGCCCGCACCATTGACCGCATCGCCATTCCCACTCTCATCCTCAACGCTGCTGACGACCCCTTCATACGTCTTACTCCCGAAACCCGCGCACGCATCGCCACGAATTCCAACATCACCTTCATCGAAAGCAAACACGGCGGCCACTGCGCCTTCCTCGCCACACCCGATCTATCCAGCGGATACGACGGTTACTGGGCCGAACACACGCTGCTACGTTTTCTGCTGGAACACAACTGA
- a CDS encoding DUF72 domain-containing protein — MPRAPQAALPSSATAQAAAASRIFAGTSGWAYPTWKPAFYPETLPQKRFLEFYSTQLSSVEVNYTFRAFPTATMLENWLTATPSFFRFSFKAPQRITHIKRLNNCESDIAYLAGILEPVRQAGKFGLLLFQLPPNMKADAERLSNFLSAPAFNGPGTLPIAFEFRHESWFSDEIYSILRKHNAALCIAESDSLETPEVHTATTHTSFRLRRTGAYTPDEIAAFAKRFSALALDRDVYIYFKHEDEPTGALNAVSFLSEITKVVGR; from the coding sequence TTGCCCCGCGCTCCCCAAGCCGCACTTCCTTCGTCAGCGACAGCGCAGGCAGCCGCAGCTTCACGGATCTTCGCTGGCACTTCCGGCTGGGCCTACCCCACATGGAAGCCTGCCTTCTACCCTGAAACTCTCCCTCAGAAGCGCTTCCTCGAGTTCTACTCCACCCAACTCAGTTCCGTCGAGGTGAACTACACCTTCCGCGCTTTCCCCACAGCAACCATGCTGGAGAACTGGCTTACCGCAACACCATCTTTCTTTCGCTTCAGCTTCAAAGCCCCACAACGCATTACCCATATCAAGCGGCTCAACAACTGCGAATCCGACATCGCCTATCTCGCTGGTATCCTCGAACCCGTGCGTCAGGCCGGGAAATTCGGCCTCCTGCTCTTCCAGTTGCCGCCTAATATGAAGGCCGATGCCGAACGCCTCAGCAATTTCCTCTCTGCCCCGGCCTTCAACGGTCCCGGAACCCTGCCCATCGCCTTCGAGTTCCGCCACGAGTCCTGGTTTAGCGACGAAATCTATTCCATCTTACGCAAACACAACGCCGCACTCTGCATCGCCGAAAGCGATTCCCTCGAAACGCCTGAAGTACACACCGCAACCACACACACCAGCTTCCGTCTCCGTCGTACCGGAGCTTACACTCCCGACGAGATTGCCGCCTTCGCAAAACGTTTCTCCGCGCTCGCTCTCGATCGAGATGTCTACATCTATTTCAAGCACGAAGACGAGCCCACGGGGGCACTCAACGCCGTCTCCTTTCTCTCGGAGATCACCAAAGTGGTGGGGCGTTGA
- a CDS encoding YceI family protein — MLFLVGIAKGQTAHQINIHLDPSATAIQWTLGDVLHTVHGTFKMKRGVISYNPLNGGASGLIEIDATSGESGSSARDQKMHKDVLNSSQYQAITFRPSHAEGAFDQTMRGDFIVDGVLNLHGQDHPMKMKVSVQPKGNQLSIETHFVIPYVAWGLKDPSTFVLRVNKEVSVDVATIATASNEPDAGTHP; from the coding sequence ATGCTGTTTCTTGTTGGAATAGCGAAAGGGCAAACAGCCCACCAGATCAACATTCATCTCGATCCCTCAGCGACAGCGATTCAGTGGACGCTCGGCGATGTTCTTCACACGGTCCATGGGACGTTCAAGATGAAACGTGGCGTCATCAGCTACAACCCGCTTAATGGAGGAGCCAGCGGCTTGATTGAGATTGATGCAACGAGCGGTGAGAGCGGTAGCTCGGCTCGCGATCAGAAGATGCACAAGGATGTTTTGAACAGTTCCCAATATCAGGCCATCACTTTTCGTCCCAGCCATGCTGAGGGTGCATTTGATCAGACAATGCGCGGAGATTTTATCGTTGATGGGGTCCTCAATCTTCATGGGCAGGATCATCCTATGAAGATGAAAGTGTCGGTTCAACCCAAAGGAAACCAGCTTTCCATCGAAACCCATTTTGTGATCCCTTATGTTGCATGGGGCTTAAAAGACCCGAGTACCTTTGTGTTGCGAGTGAACAAAGAAGTCTCAGTCGATGTTGCCACTATTGCAACAGCATCAAACGAGCCTGACGCTGGCACGCATCCATAA
- a CDS encoding recombinase family protein: MARNYSENLREEVKKGMREKASQGIYPGHAPFGYRNNKAERTIEVDPIDSITVKRIFELYATGAHTLTTLAKKIRIETGKTISRGNVHRILKNRFYTGSFEWMGNTYPGTHPLYVKPALFDQVQTVLTGHNRPKYSKREIAFRGLMNCAYDGCMVTGDVQKENTFITGALGIAASASFHASGRKISPNVWESR; this comes from the coding sequence ATGGCTCGGAACTATTCAGAAAACCTGCGCGAAGAGGTGAAGAAAGGTATGCGGGAGAAGGCCTCGCAAGGTATCTATCCCGGCCATGCACCGTTCGGCTACAGAAACAACAAAGCGGAGCGCACCATCGAAGTCGATCCAATCGATTCGATTACGGTGAAACGTATCTTCGAGCTGTACGCTACCGGTGCTCATACCCTCACGACCTTAGCCAAGAAAATACGTATCGAAACCGGTAAGACCATCAGTCGCGGAAACGTACACCGTATCCTCAAAAACCGGTTTTATACCGGTTCGTTCGAATGGATGGGGAATACGTATCCGGGAACGCATCCGCTATACGTAAAACCTGCACTATTCGATCAGGTGCAAACGGTTCTTACCGGTCACAACAGGCCGAAGTATTCTAAGCGCGAGATTGCCTTCCGTGGCTTAATGAACTGCGCTTATGACGGCTGCATGGTCACCGGCGATGTCCAGAAGGAAAATACGTTTATTACCGGTGCACTGGGCATCGCGGCAAGTGCCAGCTTCCACGCTTCCGGGAGGAAGATATCGCCCAACGTCTGGGAGAGCCGCTAA
- a CDS encoding MFS transporter, translated as MTKKPNPTPRAPLPFLGLACAVGVSTMYYNQPLLEEMGRTYHADAGHTGFVATATQVGYALGLLFFVPLGDVVERRGLMMKLYAAVAIGLVLVSLSPTLGWLILGSVVIGGLAAVTHVVLPIAPDLVSHEERGRAIGTVMTGLLLGILLARTFAGWLSHVTGWRNVFVVAAVMNGVFVPLLWRVMPKLPPKQKLSYGDAMRSLWTLFKTQPLLRESGTVGGLVFASFSCFWTTLVFVLESHYHLGAGVAGTFGLVGAAGALVAPVAGKLADKHGSRWVISLGVVLLAFSYVWLWAGEWVHASLAMHMVLLSVGIIVLDVGAQLCQVANQTRIFGLVPSARGRLNTVYMVMYFTGAAAGSALATRAWAHWQWTGVSVLELVLVGLAALCHAMGRRNAGEDHCHPTREDELMEA; from the coding sequence ATGACGAAGAAACCGAACCCAACTCCCCGAGCGCCTCTGCCTTTTCTTGGATTGGCGTGTGCGGTGGGCGTGTCGACGATGTATTACAACCAGCCTCTGCTGGAGGAGATGGGGAGAACCTACCACGCGGACGCGGGGCATACGGGCTTTGTGGCAACGGCGACGCAGGTGGGATATGCATTGGGCCTGCTGTTCTTTGTGCCGCTGGGCGACGTGGTCGAGCGCCGCGGCCTGATGATGAAGCTGTATGCTGCGGTGGCCATCGGGCTGGTGCTGGTTTCGTTGTCTCCGACGCTGGGCTGGCTGATTTTAGGCTCGGTGGTAATTGGCGGGCTGGCGGCAGTGACCCATGTCGTGCTGCCGATTGCTCCTGACCTGGTAAGCCACGAGGAGCGAGGGCGTGCGATTGGCACGGTGATGACCGGGCTGCTGCTGGGGATTCTGCTGGCGCGGACCTTTGCCGGTTGGCTGAGTCATGTGACGGGCTGGCGAAATGTGTTTGTCGTGGCGGCGGTGATGAATGGCGTGTTCGTACCATTGTTGTGGCGGGTGATGCCGAAGCTGCCGCCTAAGCAGAAGCTGAGCTATGGCGATGCGATGCGGTCACTGTGGACATTGTTTAAGACGCAGCCGCTGCTGCGTGAGTCAGGCACGGTGGGTGGTCTGGTGTTTGCTTCATTCAGCTGCTTCTGGACGACGCTGGTATTTGTGCTGGAGAGTCACTATCACCTGGGTGCAGGTGTGGCGGGAACGTTCGGGCTGGTGGGAGCTGCGGGCGCGTTGGTGGCTCCGGTGGCGGGGAAGCTGGCGGACAAGCATGGATCTCGCTGGGTCATCTCGCTGGGGGTTGTGCTGCTCGCCTTCTCGTATGTGTGGCTATGGGCAGGGGAGTGGGTGCATGCTTCGTTAGCGATGCACATGGTTCTGCTGTCGGTCGGCATTATTGTGCTGGATGTGGGAGCGCAGTTGTGCCAGGTGGCGAATCAGACGCGGATCTTCGGGCTGGTGCCTTCGGCGCGCGGACGTTTGAACACGGTGTATATGGTGATGTATTTCACCGGTGCAGCGGCGGGGTCGGCTCTGGCAACGCGGGCGTGGGCGCACTGGCAATGGACGGGTGTCAGCGTGCTGGAGCTTGTACTGGTGGGGCTGGCGGCGCTGTGCCATGCGATGGGAAGACGCAATGCGGGCGAAGATCACTGCCATCCGACGAGAGAAGATGAGTTGATGGAGGCTTGA
- a CDS encoding NAD(P)/FAD-dependent oxidoreductase, whose product MIRSYTDALIVGGGPAGLAAAIALRKKGIECVVVDAMSPSIDKACGEGLMPDAIEALQSLGVAMAEEDGFAFEGVRFADLSHQVDAVFPGGHGLGVRRTRLHERLAQCAHDSGASLCWNSRIKLCNRHTALINGIETSFQWLIGADGQGSSVRRWAGLDQTLKKKLRYGFRRHYQIKPWSKFVEVHWSSVGQLYITPVSAESICVVFVTRDIKYDRRDMLASFPEVSARLKDAPLISVQRGAVSATRKLRRVIDGAVALVGDASGSTDAVTGEGLAMSFRQARALAEAIEAGSLEQYAIAHRHIGRLPHTMGSLMLMMDRWPSIEGHAMRALASSPEFFGELLSVHMGAKSLAKAAFCSAPRFGWKLISQT is encoded by the coding sequence TTGATTCGTTCATATACAGATGCGCTTATTGTCGGTGGAGGTCCTGCCGGCCTTGCTGCGGCAATCGCGCTCAGGAAAAAGGGAATTGAGTGTGTTGTCGTGGATGCGATGTCGCCATCGATCGACAAGGCATGTGGTGAGGGCCTGATGCCGGATGCGATCGAGGCTCTTCAATCGCTAGGTGTCGCCATGGCGGAAGAAGATGGTTTTGCCTTTGAGGGCGTTCGATTCGCAGACTTGAGCCACCAGGTAGATGCCGTTTTTCCTGGAGGACATGGGCTTGGAGTCCGTCGCACCCGGCTGCACGAACGACTAGCGCAGTGCGCGCATGATTCTGGTGCCTCCTTGTGCTGGAACAGCCGTATCAAGCTGTGTAATCGTCATACAGCTCTTATCAACGGCATAGAAACCTCATTTCAATGGCTGATTGGAGCAGATGGGCAAGGTTCTTCCGTGCGCCGGTGGGCTGGGCTCGATCAAACACTTAAGAAGAAGCTGCGATATGGATTTCGGCGACACTATCAGATCAAGCCGTGGAGCAAGTTTGTCGAAGTGCACTGGAGTAGTGTTGGTCAACTCTACATCACCCCGGTTTCAGCAGAATCTATATGTGTGGTCTTTGTTACTCGTGACATCAAGTACGATCGCAGAGACATGCTCGCGTCTTTTCCTGAGGTTTCGGCCAGACTTAAAGATGCGCCCCTGATTTCGGTACAGCGGGGTGCCGTATCCGCCACACGGAAACTGCGGCGAGTAATTGATGGGGCCGTCGCTTTAGTCGGTGATGCATCGGGTTCAACCGATGCGGTGACAGGGGAGGGGCTTGCGATGTCATTTCGACAGGCGCGTGCGTTAGCGGAAGCGATCGAAGCGGGATCGCTCGAACAGTACGCTATTGCGCATCGGCACATCGGCAGACTACCGCACACAATGGGTTCGCTCATGCTCATGATGGACCGCTGGCCTTCAATTGAAGGGCATGCTATGCGAGCGCTTGCGTCGTCTCCGGAGTTTTTTGGCGAGTTGCTATCTGTTCATATGGGCGCGAAGAGTCTTGCAAAGGCCGCATTCTGCTCGGCGCCTCGATTCGGCTGGAAATTGATCAGCCAAACTTAG
- a CDS encoding tetratricopeptide repeat protein, producing MVVLRDTDVTRYSRQDVLRILHLNTRQMASWERAGLILPTEQYSFEELGQLRTLRDLQSSALKARKRISAGSIRASVEAMRAAGLRNPLLEATAVRSGSRLAFRHHGALIEPLTQQLAFDFDATARQRLEVVRPEDVAQQSLQQRSAELQEMFLRAVQMEENPATVQHAVELYEVILAAHPEHAPSLINLGTIHYNMRQYAQAEGLYRRATAADPDYALAFFDLGNVLDEMQQLDEAIIAYQKAIALVPQYADAHYNLALAYERQGHKRRALRHWLMYVRLDPVGPWANHARDQARKILKSEKLSIVSRRGRLVKAG from the coding sequence ATGGTTGTTTTGCGAGATACCGACGTGACCCGATATAGCCGTCAAGACGTACTTCGCATCCTGCACCTGAATACGCGTCAGATGGCGTCATGGGAGCGGGCCGGGCTGATTCTCCCCACAGAACAATATTCGTTTGAGGAGCTGGGACAGCTGCGCACGCTGCGCGATCTGCAGTCGAGCGCGTTGAAAGCGCGCAAGCGCATTTCGGCGGGTAGCATTCGCGCCTCCGTGGAGGCAATGCGTGCCGCGGGGCTGCGGAATCCTCTGCTGGAGGCGACGGCGGTGCGGAGCGGATCGCGGCTGGCGTTCCGTCATCACGGTGCTCTGATTGAGCCGCTGACGCAGCAGCTGGCATTCGACTTCGATGCGACGGCGCGTCAGCGGCTCGAAGTCGTTCGTCCTGAGGATGTGGCGCAGCAAAGTCTGCAGCAGCGGTCGGCGGAGCTGCAGGAGATGTTTCTACGCGCGGTGCAGATGGAGGAGAATCCGGCCACGGTACAGCATGCGGTGGAGCTGTATGAGGTGATCCTCGCAGCACACCCGGAACATGCGCCTTCACTGATCAATCTGGGGACGATTCACTACAACATGCGGCAATACGCGCAGGCAGAGGGGCTGTATCGCCGTGCGACGGCGGCTGACCCGGACTATGCGCTGGCATTCTTTGATTTGGGCAATGTGCTGGACGAGATGCAGCAGCTGGATGAGGCCATCATCGCGTACCAGAAGGCAATTGCTCTGGTGCCGCAGTATGCGGACGCGCACTACAACCTTGCGCTGGCGTATGAGCGCCAGGGACACAAGCGGCGCGCTCTGCGTCATTGGCTGATGTATGTGCGGCTGGACCCGGTAGGTCCGTGGGCAAATCATGCTCGCGATCAGGCGCGAAAGATCCTGAAGAGCGAGAAGCTTTCGATTGTGAGCCGACGTGGGCGGCTGGTGAAGGCTGGGTAG